One Brassica napus cultivar Da-Ae chromosome A1, Da-Ae, whole genome shotgun sequence genomic region harbors:
- the LOC106346826 gene encoding VAN3-binding protein has translation MDQERTLNLFPYGLQEVAEVEEIEEDNDNESMTLSSVPENETSECSSSPETYPPIPPRPKTPREPMEFLCRSWSSSTSEISLALSSQKSNKQLNKTHTLSELAGVTSPAPAPLPPPLRTEKPASVVHARRTSAIGKWFHHRDFVGGKVSSISKRDKSRYENAHLHTAVSIASLATAIAAVTASGNQDGALMESKMISALASASELLASHCVELAELSGAGHDRVVSAVRSAVDVRGPGDLLTLTAAAATALRGEAALRTRLPKEAKNNAAISPCERALPETHDCSSELDSSSTTTEEQTSAQGVDESDLTCNGELMQCTRNGVLRWKHMKVYINKKSQVVVEIKSKHVRGAFSMKSKGIVNDVCETVSGLQSVKETENAEEKELYFGISTGKGLTKFKCKSKADKQTWVDSIRNLLHRVTAVETINTSLETTNIGDST, from the exons ATGGATCAGGAGCGCACGTTAAACTTGTTTCCATATGGACTACAAGAAGTAGCAGAGGTCGAAGAAATCGAGGAAGACAACGATAACGAGAGCATGACTTTGTCGTCGGTGCCAGAAAATGAAACGTCGGAGTGTTCATCGTCTCCGGAGACGTATCCACCGATTCCTCCTCGGCCTAAAACTCCGAGAGAGCCGATGGAGTTTCTATGCAGATCATGGAGCAGTTCTACGTCTGAGATCTCTCTAGCTTTATCCTCTCAGAAATCTAATAAACAACTCAACAAAACCCATACACTTTCTGAGTTAGCCGGCGTCACTTCGCCGGCTCCGGCACCACTACCACCGCCTCTACGC ACGGAAAAACCGGCGAGCGTGGTTCACGCGAGGCGAACAAGTGCCATCGGAAAATGGTTCCACCACCGAGATTTTGTCGGCGGGAAGGTTTCCAGCATAAGTAAGAGAGATAAATCTCGATATGAGAACGCTCATCTTCACACCGCCGTGTCCATCGCGTCTCTCGCGACGGCCATAGCCGCCGTAACCGCTTCGGGAAACCAAGACGGCGCCTTGATGGAGTCAAAGATGATCTCAGCGCTGGCCTCGGCATCTGAGCTGTTAGCTTCTCACTGCGTCGAATTAGCAGAGCTCTCCGGTGCCGGCCACGATCGCGTCGTCTCTGCTGTCCGATCCGCCGTCGATGTTCGAGGACCGGGAGATTTGCTGACTCTAACTGCTGCAGCCGCAACAG CGTTGAGAGGAGAAGCAGCTTTAAGGACAAGACTTCCAAAGGAAGCTAAGAACAATGCAGCTATAAGCCCTTGCGAAAGAGCTTTACCAGAGACTCATGATTGCTCTTCTGAGCTGGATTCCTCCAGCACAACCACTGAGGAACAGACGTCTGCACAGGGTGTAGACGAATCCGATTTGACCTGTAATGGAGAGCTAATGCAGTGCACACGAAATG GAGTTTTGCGGTGGAAGCATATGAAAGTGTACATCAACAAGAAATCTCAG GTTGTAGTAGAAATCAAAAGCAAACACGTTAGAGGAGCCTTCTCCATGAAAAGCAAAG GTATTGTGAATGATGTATGCGAGACAGTCTCAGGCCTGCAAAGTGTAAAAGAAACAGAAAACGCAGAAGAAAAAGAGCTCTATTTTGGAATAAGCACAGGCAAAGGTCTAACGAAGTTCAAGTGCAAGAGCAAGGCTGATAAGCAGACATGGGTGGATAGTATCCGGAATCTTCTCCATCGAGTCACTGCTGTCGAGACTATTAACACTTCCCTTGAAACTACAAACATTGGGGATAGTACATAA
- the LOC106346825 gene encoding probable pre-mRNA-splicing factor ATP-dependent RNA helicase DEAH8, translated as MEMHSKVQVRSSSVVDMDLDVIEETVDRSVSEEKPSLRSVSVKFKLSIAKKSFRKRSREVSEKDDEDEEEDGRVLGNYEIARLREESRREYLKKRENKKVEEFKEQVEFELSRFEGVKLTEKEEIEFRYKKELYKLLNTTWDDVGYYKIPDAYDQEGGVDQRKRFAVARQRYGEVTREKEAWEDHQAQKATVRFGSKDKKQVCDGYEFVFDEVTSFVETSVEAEKDRGYDERRVAKDDRKMLPIYAYRDELLKLVEENQVLVIVGETGSGKTTQIPQYLQEAGYTKRGKIGCTQPRRVAAMSVASRVAQELGVKLGREVGYSIRFEDCTSEKTVIKYMTDGMLLRELLIEPKLDSYSVIIVDEAHERTLSTDILFGLVKDLAKARPDLRLIISSATLEAKKFSEYFDSARIYMIPGRRYPVEKLFQRCPEPDRLETAVRTVFQIHQREPLGDVLVFLTGQEEIETAETKLKEMMKDLGSKSSEIIICPIYSNLPTELQAKVFDPAPKGTRKVVLATNIAETSLTIEGIRYVVDPGYCKINSYNPKTGMESLLETPISKASAEQRAGRSGRTGPGKCFRLYNVKDLEPTTIPEVQRANLASVVLTLKSLGIDDVFNFDFMDPPPEKSLMKALELLYALGALDGKSDITKLGERMVEFPVDPMLSKMIVGSEKYKCSAEIITIAAMLSTGSSIFYRPTRNQQYLADNARMSFYTDNAGDHIALLRVYNSWKEMNYSSQWCYENYIQSKSMRRARDIREQLAELLKRIGLELTSNSEDLDAVKKAILAGFFPHSAKLQKDGSYRRVREPQTVYVHPSSGLFGASPKKWLVYHELVLTTKEYMRHTTEMKPEWLVEIAPHYYKLKDIEGTRTKKSQSRNIRSLMLMVDTNKKAKRKVDTNKKAKR; from the coding sequence ATGGAGATGCATTCGAAAGTTCAGGTACGATCATCATCGGTTGTGGATATGGATCTAGACGTAATAGAAGAAACTGTAGATAGGTCTGTCTCGGAGGAGAAACCATCTCTCCGTTCCGTCTCTGTGAAATTCAAGTTGAGTATCGCTAAGAAAAGTTTTAGGAAGAGAAGCAGAGAAGTATCAGAGAAAGACgacgaagatgaagaagaagacggtAGGGTTTTAGGGAACTACGAGATAGCGAGGCTAAGGGAAGAATCGAGACGAGAGTATCTGAAAAAGAGGGAGAACAAGAAGGTGGAGGAGTTTAAGGAACAGGTAGAGTTCGAGCTTTCGCGGTTCGAAGGCGTGAAGCTCACCGAGAAGGAAGAAATTGAGTTTAGGTACAAGAAGGAACTGTATAAGCTCTTGAACACAACGTGGGATGATGTTGGTTATTATAAGATTCCAGATGCTTATGATCAAGAAGGTGGTGTTGATCAGAGGAAGAGGTTTGCTGTGGCGAGGCAACGGTATGGTGAGGTGACGAGGGAGAAAGAAGCTTGGGAGGATCATCAGGCTCAGAAGGCGACGGTTAGGTTTGGTTCGAAGGATAAGAAGCAAGTTTGTGATGGGTATGAGTTTGTGTTTGACGAGGTTACAAGCTTCGTTGAGACATCTGTGGAAGCTGAGAAAGACAGAGGTTATGATGAGAGAAGAGTTGCTAAAGATGATAGGAAGATGCTTCCTATATATGCCTACAGAGATGAGTTGCTGAAACTCGTTGAAGAGAATCAGGTTCTTGTGATTGTTGGGGAGACAGGGTCGGGCAAGACAACGCAGATACCGCAGTATCTTCAAGAAGCTGGCTACACTAAGCGTGGAAAGATCGGTTGCACTCAGCCCCGGAGGGTTGCTGCAATGAGCGTTGCTTCCAGAGTGGCTCAAGAGTTAGGTGTAAAGCTCGGACGTGAGGTTGGATACTCAATTAGATTCGAAGACTGTACTTCGGAGAAGACAGTTATCAAGTACATGACTGATGGGATGCTGTTGCGAGAGCTTCTCATAGAACCGAAACTCGATAGCTACAGCGTCATCATAGTTGACGAGGCTCACGAAAGAACGTTGTCCACTGATATTCTCTTTGGATTAGTGAAGGATTTAGCAAAGGCTAGGCCTGACCTGAGGCTGATCATCTCCAGCGCAACGCTTGAAGCTAAAAAGTTCTCTGAGTATTTCGATTCGGCTAGGATCTACATGATCCCGGGGAGAAGGTATCCAGTTGAGAAGCTCTTCCAGAGATGTCCTGAACCTGACCGCTTGGAGACTGCGGTGCGCACTGTGTTCCAGATTCATCAGAGGGAGCCGCTTGGAGACGTTTTGGTTTTCCTCACAGGTCAAGAAGAGATTGAAACAGCTGAGACGAAGTTGAAGGAAATGATGAAAGATTTGGGCTCAAAGAGCTCTGAGATCATTATCTGCCCCATCTACTCAAATCTCCCGACCGAACTACAAGCAAAAGTGTTTGATCCGGCTCCTAAAGGGACACGGAAAGTTGTCCTAGCGACTAATATTGCAGAAACATCGTTAACCATTGAAGGGATTAGATACGTGGTTGATCCAGGGTACTGCAAGATCAACTCATACAACCCAAAAACCGGAATGGAATCACTTCTCGAAACACCCATCTCAAAAGCTTCCGCAGAGCAACGAGCTGGCCGGTCCGGAAGGACCGGTCCGGGTAAGTGTTTCAGGCTGTACAACGTCAAGGACTTGGAGCCCACAACGATACCCGAAGTGCAAAGAGCCAACCTTGCAAGCGTTGTACTTACTTTGAAGAGTCTTGGCATCGATGATGTCTTCAACTTCGACTTCATGGATCCTCCACCTGAGAAGTCTCTAATGAAGGCTCTAGAGCTGCTCTACGCTCTTGGCGCTTTGGATGGAAAAAGTGATATTACTAAGCTGGGAGAGAGGATGGTTGAGTTTCCCGTTGATCCAATGCTGTCAAAGATGATTGTTGGTTCGGAGAAGTACAAGTGCTCGGCTGAGATCATCACTATAGCCGCCATGTTGTCTACAGGGAGCTCCATCTTTTACAGACCTACCAGGAACCAACAGTATCTCGCAGACAATGCACGGATGAGTTTCTACACTGATAACGCCGGCGACCACATTGCCTTGTTGAGGGTGTACAACTCGTGGAAGGAGATGAACTACTCGAGCCAATGGTGCTACGAGAACTACATCCAGAGCAAGAGTATGAGGAGAGCTAGAGATATACGTGAACAGCTTGCTGAGCTTTTAAAGAGGATTGGACTGGAATTGACTTCGAACTCTGAGGATCTAGACGCGGTTAAGAAGGCGATACTGGCGGGTTTCTTTCCTCATTCCGCAAAGTTGCAGAAGGATGGATCGTACAGAAGAGTGAGGGAGCCTCAGACGGTTTATGTGCATCCTAGCTCAGGGTTGTTTGGGGCGTCGCCTAAGAAGTGGTTGGTGTATCATGAGCTAGTACTTACTACCAAGGAGTATATGAGGCATACAACTGAGATGAAACCTGAGTGGCTTGTTGAAATAGCTCCACATTACTACAAGCTTAAAGACATTGAAGGGACTCGGACAAAGAAGAGTCAGAGCAGAAACATAAGATCCCTCATGTTGATGGTTGATACTAACAAGAAAGCTAAGAGGAAGGTTGATACTAACAAGAAAGCTAAGAGGTAA